A genomic region of Aspergillus oryzae RIB40 DNA, chromosome 1 contains the following coding sequences:
- a CDS encoding uncharacterized protein (predicted protein), whose amino-acid sequence MHSGFPTDPSPYLMFSTFIQNPKLKSLELERLPEVQPTRKKHFRHSPRFIIFSSSNFRPTTTLSPFYSSLSPKPTTFFWLTQLFERICATTPAYLANPHNVVAHTVHFYRARIDRHS is encoded by the exons ATGCACTCAGGATTTCCCACCGACCCGTCACCTT ACTTGATGTTCAGTACATTCATTCAAAACCCGAAACTCAAATCATTAGAATTAGAAAGACTGCCTGAGGTACAGCc aacaagaaagaaacatttCCGTCATTCC CCTcgttttattattttctcttcaagcAATTTTCGCCCAACAACCACGCTCTCACCCTTTTactcctccctctctccgAAGCCTACAACCTTTTTCTGGTTGACACAACTATTCGAACGAATCTGTGCTACTACTCCCGCGTACCTTGCAAACCCCCACAACGTCGTCGCTCATACCGTCCATTTCTACCGCGCCCGCATTGATCGGCATTCCTAA
- a CDS encoding TBC domain-containing protein (Ypt/Rab GTPase activating protein), with protein sequence MNFADPTKRQDRQQPNMASQPTQAQLNLAALAGSPSPRTMRSLRKIQSHQLLSSSQLSQPSSARSSAGPEELSQPTQLDSPLRLRTHRRARSNSDASTREPPAIGTQRRSGRKTGSGFGIKRSVLEALLRDGPQQGNVREGLQELRYLILSTRVEADADGMSSYRVYLWLALLDIPPVPTDEYLSLIHRGRSPAYTKIRNDTFRTLATDPLFKRRVTEASLIRLLNAVAWKIHDAKNKNKARKPRLSTSRRREMELLINTPPSIAEEESSPEVTTSSNSRSSTITSDSAIYVQGMNVLCAPFLYAARSEVEAFALFHSFITRECPGYIRGAMDGVHRGLRLVDRCLEIVEPKLASYLFSKGMQAELYAFPSVLTMCACTPPLPEVLHLWDFLFAYGPHLNILCIVAQLIRMRDTILESPSPNKILRSFPPLDAKEIIALTVLIVRKIPEPLYAELIDHAK encoded by the exons ATGAATTTCGCCGACCCGACAAAACGACAAGACCGACAGCAACCCAACATGGCCTCCCAACCCACTCAGGCTCAACTTAACCTGGCCGCTTTGGCGGGTTCACCATCGCCGCGAACGATGCGAAGTCTGCGCAAGATCCAGTCCCATCAACTTCTCTCGTCCTCTCAGCTCTCCCAACCCTCAAGCGCCCGTAGTTCCGCTGGACCTGAGGAGCTTTCTCAGCCAACTCAGCTAGATTCGCCGCTGCGCCTACGCACACATCGTCGAGCTCGATCGAATAGCGATGCCTCAACCCGCGAGCCTCCTGCCATCGGAACCCAGCGACGATCGGGAAGGAAAACTGGCTCGGGTTTTGGCATCAAGAGATCGGTCTTGGAGGCATTGTTACGGGATGGACCACAACAGGGAAATGTCCGCGAGGGTCTACAAGAGCTGAGATACTTGATTTTGTCCACGAGGGTAGAAGCGGATGCTGACGGCATG TCATCGTATCGCGTGTATCTATGGTTGGCACTTCTGGATATACCCCCTGTTCCAACAGACGaatatctctctctcatcCACCGCGGCCGCTCACCAGCTTATACAAAAATTCGCAACGACACCTTCCGCACGCTAGCCACCGACCCCTTATTCAAACGCCGTGTCACGGAAGCAAGCCTCATCCGACTCCTCAACGCGGTAGCATGGAAAATTCACGACgcaaagaacaagaacaaggccagAAAACCTCGTTTGTCAACGTCCCGCCGTCGAGAAATGGAGCTTCTCATCAACACGCCCCCTAGCATCGCAGAGGAAGAATCTAGCCCGGAAGTGACAACATCGAGcaacagccgcagcagcaCCATCACTAGCGACTCGGCGATCTACGTACAAGGCATGAACGTCCTCTGCGCCCCTTTTCTCTACGCCGCGCGCAGTGAAGTGGAGGCCTTTGCTTTGTTCCACTCGTTCATCACCCGCGAATGTCCGGGCTATATTCGCGGCGCCATGGACGGGGTTCATCGCGGTCTCCGTCTAGTGGACCGATGTCTAGAGATCGTCGAACCTAAGCTCGCCTCATACCTCTTCTCAAAGGGTATGCAGGCAGAACTCTACGCGTTCCCATCCGTGTTGACCATGTGCGCCTGTACACCACCTTTGCCTGAGGTCCTCCATCTCTGGGACTTTTTATTCGCGTACGGCCCACATCTAAACATCCTATGCATTGTTGCCCAACTTATCCGAATGAGAGATACCATCCTCGAAAGCCCAAG TCCGAACAAGATTCTCCGATCCTTCCCACCCCTCGACGCCAAAGAAATCATCGCTTTAACCGTCCTGATCGTCCGGAAGATCCCCGAACCACTTTACGCTGAACTGATCGACCACGCCAAATAG
- a CDS encoding putative calmodulin (predicted protein) — MTAGSSDAASKLAPAQLREIREAFQVLDRDNDGSVNKDDVADVLVNVGQDPSMLHDFFPPGSPETINFPTFLNILSSLLAPLSSRQELMNALAAFDEDDSGQINVGELRDALLHTAPEDGELPLTEREINEVLNGFTGRRAFGGKSSKGPGGAKRGEVFRYPDFVDGVLGGTQNGQANGRQEA, encoded by the exons ATGACGGCGGGATCATCTGATGCAGCTTCAAAACTAGCGCCGGCGCAACTCCGAGAAATTAGAGAGGCTTTCCAGGTTCTCGACCGTGATAATGATGGATCGGTGAACAAGGATGATGTCGCAGATGTGCTTGTAAATGTCG GTCAAGACCCGTCTATGTTACACGACTTCTTCCCTCCGGGAAGCCCTGAAACCATCAACTTCCCCACATTTTTGAACATCTTGTCCAGCCTACTCGCTCCGTTATCTTCGCGCCAAGAACTAATGAATGCATTGGCCGCTTTTGATGAGGACGACAGCGGCCAGATCAACGTTGGGGAACTTCGCGACGCTCTTTTGCACACAGCTCCGGAAGACGGAGAGCTTCCGCTCACCGAACGAGAGATTAATGAAGTTCTGAATGGGTTTACCGGGCGCAGGGCTTTCGGAGGAAAGAGCAGTAAGGGTCCTGGCGGAGCGAAGCGAGGGGAGGTATTTAGATACCCGGACTTTGTCGATGGGGTCTTGGGAGGGACCCAGAATGGGCAAGCAAATGGACGGCAGGAAGCTTGA
- a CDS encoding uncharacterized protein (predicted protein) yields MPHPQKGRSRPRGSDEEFVLFLQGVSVLRQVGFPDGCLTEETDSSPLSLARTEGSALHIRQAVVYDDHHGFPTGLGQIIVKNEDEAWRTYRPTKSPHCVIPSDYVAGYSTPPRVSQNMAVPPSPISPE; encoded by the exons ATGCCTCATCCACAGAAAGGAAGATCAAGACCTCGTGGGTCAGATGAGGAGTTCGTTTTATTCCTCCAAGGTGTAAGTGTCTTGCGGCAGGTCGGATTTCCAGATGGCTGTCTTACTGAAGAGACAGATTCCAGCCCACTGTCGCTGGCAAGAACTGAAGGATCTG CCTTGCACATCCGACAAGCCGTGGTATACGATGATCACCACGGGTTTCCCACCGGACTCGGCCAGATTATTGTGAAAAACGAAGATGAAGCATGGCGGACTTATC GGCCAACGAAGAGCCCACACTGTGTGATCCCGTCGGACTACGTTGCAGGGTATTCGACGCCCCCAAGAGTCTCGCAGAACATGGCCGTGCCTCCATCTCCCATATCTCCGGAGTAA
- a CDS encoding RNA recognition motif domain-containing protein (predicted protein) yields the protein MIAGTSPTYPPPEYGHVPVMGLPHQSFFPIYPDPLSQPMSGIPPSPAQRPSYCDPLTFTVYPPYPVSPMPVFQDASQRRTPHKPSYTYTYTYTPTPIPIYAPQSNGNPRSPPRRTIFIQNLSPATTQSELHSHLQDAGSIESCEVPLDPTTARCKGFARITFRTAEEAKRAIARYNNTIFLNARIRVKIDRAVPYAASYRLSSPSTVPVTIVSAPHPPSTTYTPEHTIITTLPTDESPKSEPTSTTEEASQTKCQPGPLVVNGSGIGRKEITT from the coding sequence ATGATAGCCGGGACCAGCCCAACATACCCTCCTCCGGAGTACGGACATGTCCCAGTCATGGGACTGCCACACcagtccttcttccccatctaCCCAGATCCGCTCTCGCAACCCATGTCGGGGATTCCCCCCTCACCAGCTCAGCGACCCTCCTACTGCGACCCCCTCACCTTCACCGTCTATCCACCATACCCGGTCTCCCCCATGCCCGTCTTCCAGGACGCCTCCCAGCGCAGAACTCCCCATAAACCAAGCTACACCTACACCTACACCTACACTCCCACCCCAATCCCCATCTACGCCCCGCAAAGCAACGGCAACCCCAGATCTCCCCCGCGCCGAACAATTTTCATCCAAAACCTCAGCCCAGCTACCACCCAATCCGAGCTACACTCCCACCTCCAAGACGCCGGCTCCATCGAATCCTGCGAAGTGCCCCTCGACCCCACCACAGCCCGCTGCAAGGGCTTTGCCCGCATCACCTTCCGcaccgccgaagaagccaaacGCGCCATCGCCCGCTACAACaacaccatcttcctcaacgcAAGGATCAGAGTCAAGATCGACCGCGCCGTGCCCTACGCTGCTTCCTACCGCCTAAGTTCCCCGTCCACTGTGCCGGTCACTATCGTCTCTGCGCCCCATCCTCCTTCTACCACCTACACTCCCGAGCACACTATCATCACCACACTACCAACCGATGAATCACCCAAGTCAGAACCTACTAGTACCACCGAAGAAGCCTCGCAGACGAAATGTCAGCCGGGACCATTAGTCGTGAACGGATCAGGGATCGGTCGGAAGGAGATTACTACTTGA
- a CDS encoding WD repeat-containing protein (WD40 repeat protein), translated as MKNSLYDRLWRRELGEPSHRASIRGIYGSKEWVDDLDIVNELGGHTGCVNALCWSRSGQLLASGSDDHYVNIYSYQPESSSAPFSLNTTLHTGHKANIFSVKFMPHSNDRTLVTCAGDHQVRVFDIEYSSSNGNLEATSAFTASARSRRFNNFFTNTRFLTAENTNSRVYRSHADRVKRIVTESSPYLFLTCSEDGEVRQWDLRQPSSAYPKPLGGQGPMAYRPGVVHDDSNVPPPLISYKRHHLDLNTISCSPTQPHYIALGGAHLHCFLHDRRMLGRDLLMERGDPGSSPRIGSDREDELMSQATRCVRRFAPNGKRRMKTRDNGHITACKISDVNPNEMVVSWSGDHIYSFDLIQSPDAREAESARQRSAQETQSPRKRRSSKNRKRKRRNGASISSSEFSGNRHQSRRWSHEQPDDDEPMIRARYGNGETGDVPLSAVSAPTSGASRRARKQARYPVLNEAQRLSMRIARALVKLRKALFSLEATVREAGESSSQLDPTLYVDSFSTALTLASEYLPMMEQVMRTWGYPLNPSSDVVRFQQALRRNREASWRFVQAAGTLARVLGGELRGHLSPGISFMQIMPAPGEGNTIPEEAQFGYDFLRAILLFLEGGREALISGFKSSNEHRRNVPRYPLSDEADDSAIESDDESGSDVAVEEEEDGESSSDDDNDDDDDEFGFDTSSEEGYDSDEMLEPEDRMLRLNGLRTSRREDVGLDVPCSSHTKVYRGHCNVKTVKDVNFFGLNDEYVVSGSDMGHLFIWDRKTCDLVNILEGDSEVVNVIQGHPYEPTIAASGIDSTIKIFSADRNAQENAQRGINVLNPENPANVLGPSVSNIGGLKSCKRMHDSYQIMSQNDVERQGGMADASLTREMLSRIAVSIRHGGGQGIVVDENCSMM; from the exons ATGAAGAACTCACTGTATGACCGTCTCTGGCGCCGGGAATTGGGGGAGCCGTCGCACCGTGCTAGTATTCGCGGAATCTACGGATCAAAGGAATGGGTAGACGATCTAGACATTGTTAACGAGCTGGGTGGACATACAGGTTGCGTCAATGCATTATG CTGGTCGCGGTCTGGTCAACTTCTCGCCTCTGGATCTGACGACCATTACGTGAATATCTATTCCTATCAACCCGAGTCGTCATCGGCgcccttttccttgaatACCACTCTCCATACCGGCCACAAGGCGAACATATTTTCCGTCAAGTTCATGCCACACTCGAATGATCGTACCCTGGTAACATGCGCTGGTGACCATCAGGTTCGGGTCTTTGACATCGAATATTCTAGCAGTAATGGTAATCTTGAGGCTACGTCTGCATTTACTGCCTCCGCCCGAAGTCGGCGATTCAACAATTTTTTCACAAATACCCGGTTCCTGACTGCAGAGAATACCAATAGCCGTGTCTATCGTAGCCATGCGGATCGTGTTAAGCGTATTGTCACTGAGTCGTCCCCGTATCTGTTCCTTACATGCTCCGAGGATGGTGAGGTACGACAATGGGATCTACGTCAGCCTTCCTCCGCGTATCCCAAGCCGTTAGGTGGTCAAGGCCCCATGGCCTATCGACCGGGGGTGGTGCATGATGATTCGAATGTTCCCCCGCCGCTGATATCCTACAAACGGCATCATCTTGACCTCAACACCATATCGTGCTCTCCTACGCAACCCCATTACATTGCGCTGGGCGGCGCTCATCTGCATTGTTTTCTTCACGATAGGCGGATGCTGGGCCGAGACTTGCTCATGGAAAGAGGGGACCCGGGCAGCTCTCCTCGCATCGGCAGTGATCGCGAAGATGAGTTGATGAGTCAAGCGACAAGATGTGTTCGAAGATTCGCACCTAATGGCAAGCGCCGGATGAAAACGCGGGACAACGGACATATCACTGCCTGTAAGATTAGTGATGTCAATCCGAACGAGATGGTGGTTAGCTGGTCGGGCGATCACATTTATAGTTTTGATCTAATCCAGAGCCCTGATGCCAGAGAAGCCGAATCAGCACGCCAAAGGTCCGCACAGGAAACCCAGTCTCCGCGTAAGCGACGGAGCTCAAAGAATAGAAAGCGAAAGCGTCGAAATGGCGCTTCGATATCATCTTCCGAATTTAGTGGTAACCGGCATCAATCTCGACGGTGGTCCCACGAGCAACCAGACGATGACGAACCAATGATTCGCGCACGGTATGGGAACGGCGAAACAGGGGATGTTCCGCTATCAGCGGTCTCAGCGCCCACTTCTGGTGCGTCCAGGCGTGCAAGGAAGCAGGCAAGGTATCCTGTCTTGAACGAAGCACAAAGGCTTAGTATGCGTATTGCCAGAGCTCTAGTTAAGCTCCGCAAGGCTTTGTTCTCATTAGAGGCTACCGTACGAGAAGCAGGTGAATCATCGAGCCAGCTAGATCCGACCCTTTATGTTGATTCCTTCTCAACGGCGCTGACACTGGCTTCGGAGTATCTTCCAATGATGGAACAAGTCATGCGAACGTGGGGATACCCTCTTAACCCTTCTTCTGATGTGGTCAGATTCCAGCAGGCTCTTCGTCGAAACAGGGAGGCATCCTGGAGATTTGTTCAAGCCGCAGGAACGTTAGCACGCGTCCTGGGAGGCGAGCTCCGCGGACACCTTTCCCCCGGCATATCGTTTATGCAAATCATGCCCGCGCCCGGAGAGGGCAATACTATACCTGAAGAGGCTCAGTTCGGCTATGATTTCCTCAGGGCCATACTACTGTTTTTGGAAGGAGGTAGAGAGGCTCTCATCTCAGGTTTCAAGAGTAGTAACGAACATCGGCGGAATGTGCCACGGTACCCTTTGTCTGATGAGGCTGATGACAGTGCCATTGAGTCGGA TGATGAGAGTGGATCTGATGTGGctgtggaggaagaggaagatggggAGAGTAGTAGTGACGATgacaatgacgatgacgatgacgagttTGGTTTCGATACCAGCTCCGAAGAGGGTTATGATAGTGATGAGATGCTCGAACCTGAAGACCGTATGCTTCGCCTCAACGGCTTGCGAACATCCCGAAGGGAGGATGTGGGACTCGACGTGCCGTGCTCCTCGCATACCAAAGTTTACCGCGGACATTGCAACGTAAAAACAGTCAAAGATGTCAACTTCTTTGGCTTGAATGACGAATACGTGGTGAGCGGCAGCGACATGGGTCATCTGTTCATCTGGGACCGGAAGACGTGTGACTTGGTCAATATTCTGGAAGGTGATAGTGAGGTTGTCAACGTTATACAAG GCCATCCATACGAACCGACCATTGCGGCTTCTGGAATTGACAGTACTatcaagatcttctcagCCGACAGAAATGCCCAGGAGAACGCTCAGCGCGGCATTAACGTTCTGAACCCCGAGAACCCAGCCAATGTGCTAGGCCCTAGTGTCTCAAACATCGGGGGGCTCAAGAGCTGCAAGCGCATGCACGATAGCTACCAGATTATGAGCCAGAATGATGTCGAACGACAAGGCGGCATGGCCGACGCATCCCTCACA AGAGAAATGCTCTCCCGGATTGCCGTAAGCATCAGACATGGTGGAGGACAAGGAATAGTCGTGGATGAGAATTGCAGC ATGATGTGA
- a CDS encoding uncharacterized protein (uncharacterized conserved protein) — MTDPVVLQSAVRVPTPPPGTSYSPNASGSRKRSPPSRSPSPNRRRSPPGDSVREDGDAPRIDPERAIERERQLAERVRQHEKQEAARKPMTEEEKQASAKAEYEKLLNMRSGGTYIPPARLRALQAQITDKTSKEYQRMAWEALKKSINGLINKVNVSNIKHIVPELFGENLVRGRGLFCRSIMKAQAASLPFTPIYAAMAAIVNTKLPQVGELLLNRLIVQFRKAFKRNDKAVCISSTTFIAHLCNQQVVHEMLAAQILLLLLHKPTDDSVEIAVGLTREVGQHLEEMSGPIALAVFDQFRNILHEADIDKRVQYMIEVLFQVRKDRYKDNPAIKDELDLVEEEDQITHRVGLDDEIETQDTLNIFKYDPQWEEHEEAYKKLKAEILGEGSDDEEDEDETDESSDEEAEEERQMDIKDQSNTDLVNLRRTIYLTIMSSIDFEECCHKLMKISLPPGLEPELPSMIIECCSQERTYSKFYGLIGERFSKINRLWCDLFEAAFAKYYDTIHRFETNKLRNIARFFGHMFSTDAIGWHVMSVIHLNEEETTSSSRIFIKILFQDLGEHLGLQKLQERMRDEILRPSFEGLFPTDNPRNTRFSINYFTSIGFGILTEDMREHLKNLPKPTVPALPARDATPESDAESPGR; from the exons ATGACAGATCCGGTCGTATTGCAGTCGGCGGTCCGAGTGCCCACACCTCCACCTGGCACATCCTATTCTCCAAATGCATCAGGCTCACGAAAACGCTCGCCCCCCTCTCGTTCACCTTCTCCCAACCGTCGCCGGTCGCCTCCAGGTGACTCTGTAAGAGAAGATGGCGACGCGCCACGGATTGATCCTGAACGTGCCATTGAGCGAGAACGACAACTTGCGGAGCGTGTCCGTCAACATGAGAAGCAGGAGGCCGCGCGGAAACCAATGacggaggaagaaaagcaggcTTCAGCCAAAGCTGAATATGAGAAACTTTTGAATATGCGGTCGGGAGGAACCTACATCCCCCCTGCTCGACTCCGTGCGCTACAAGCACAGATTACAGATAAGACAAGCAAAGAATACCAGCGTATGGCATGGGAAGCTTTAAAGAAATCGATCAATGGTCTTATCAACAAAGTCAACGTCTCAAACATCAAACATATTGTTCCAGAACTTTTCGGTGAGAACTTAGTACGTGGGCGCGGCCTATTTTGCAGGAGCATTATGAAGGCTCAAGCTGCCAGCTTGCCGTTCACACCAATTTACGCTGCAATGGCGGCTATCGTCAACACCAAGCTTCCTCAAGTTGGCGAACTGCTGCTTAATCGATTGATCGTCCAGTTCCGCAAGGCGTTTAAACGGAATGACAAGGCGGTCTGCATCTCGTCGACGACTTTCATCGCTCACTTGTGCAACCAACAGGTCGTACATGAGATGCTCGCAGCTcagattcttcttctcctgctccacAAACCCACAGATGACAGTGTGGAGATTGCCGTCGGCCTCACAAGGGAAGTCGGTCAACATTTGGAGGAGATGAGTGGTCCTATTGCCCTGGCGGTGTTCGATCAGTTCAGAAACATTCTCCACGAAGCCGATATCGATAAGAGAGTCCAGTACATGATTGAAGTCTTGTTCCAAGTCCGTAAAGACCGTTATAAAGACAATCCGGCGATTAAGGATGAACTTGATCtagtagaggaagaagatcagatcACACACCGTGTTGGCCTTGACGATGAGATTGAAACTCAAGATACCCTCAACATTTTCAAATACGACCCGCAATGGGAGGAACACGAGGAAGCTTACAAGAAATTGAAGGCTGAGATCCTAGGTGAAGGTagcgatgacgaagaagatgaggacgagaCTGATGAGAGCTCtgatgaagaagctgaagaagaacggCAGATGGATATCAAAGATCAAAGCAACACAGACCTCGTCAACCTGCGGAGGACCATCTACTTGACGATCATGTCTAGTATCGATTTCGAAGAATGCTGTCACAAACTGATGAAGATTTCACTGCCACCCGGCCTGGAGCCTGAACTTCCGTCGATGATTATTGAATGTTGTTCTCAGGAAAGAACGTACTCAAAATTCTACGGTTTGATTGGTGAGCGGTTTTCTAAGATCAATCGTCTTTGGTGTGACCTTTTCGAGGCCGCTTTCGCCAAGTACTACGACACGATCCATCGATTCGAGACCAATAAGCTACGCAATATTGCCCGCTTTTTCGGCCATATGTTCAGCACCGACGCCATCGGCTGGCATGTTATGTCCGTGATTCACctcaatgaagaagaaaccactTCAAGTAGTCGTATCTTCATCAAGattctcttccaagacctAGGAGAGCACCTTGGTctgcagaagctgcaggagcGCATGAGAGATGAGATACTTCGCCCCAGCTTTGAGGGTCTTTTCCCGACAGATAACCCTCGCAACACCCGCTTTTCTATCAACTATTTCACAAGTATCGGCTTTGGTATTCTGACAGAGGACATGCGTGAACACCTTAAAAACCTCCCCAAGCCGACAGTCCCAGCTCTCCCTGCTCGCGACGCTACTCCTGAATCAGACGCTGAATCT CCCGGAAGGTAA
- a CDS encoding uncharacterized protein (predicted protein) yields the protein MIPSLSPEVAALQTELLQLSLLHLSLLREDADWKAKAEKQLRIKYNTVAEKHRCVVKEEKDYQQRLNGQALHCWLKNSIEHNGHQGFAVQIQVLSEVAQEVCDLSDIQGGRFTLAVQDFESWFRKVEEIKTCRHYQGGSDLDVFIDPLDRAWQEEVHALTMKLELCSRQLQSLDIMGYGEVEQLEGSSLYRTAKGLDDMVNSMIEELNTICKIEADVVRSERQWVSQLSQQVVSTRPLEKRIPRVGMWRS from the coding sequence ATGATACCCTCCCTCTCGCCAGAAGTTGCTGCGTTGCAAACCGAACTCTTACAGTTGAGCCTTCTGCATCTGTCTTTACTACGAGAGGACGCCGATTGGAAAGCCAAGGCAGAGAAGCAACTACGGATAAAGTACAATACGGTCGCAGAAAAGCATCGCTGCGTtgtgaaagaggaaaaggattACCAGCAACGTCTCAATGGACAAGCGTTGCATTGCTGGCTCAAGAACTCCATTGAACATAATGGTCACCAAGGATTTGCAGTGCAAATCCAAGTTCTTTCAGAGGTTGCGCAAGAAGTGTGCGACTTATCCGATATTCAGGGAGGGAGATTTACGTTGGCCGTGCAGGACTTTGAATCCTGGTTCCggaaggtcgaggagatAAAGACTTGTCGACATTACCAGGGAGGATCGGATCTTGATGTTTTCATCGACCCTCTCGATCGCGCCTGGCAGGAAGAAGTGCACGCTCTGACCATGAAACTTGAACTATGCTCGAGGCAACTGCAGAGTCTGGATATAATGGGCTACGGGGAGGTAGAACAGCTAGAAGGCTCCAGCCTTTATCGGACTGCAAAGGGGTTAGATGATATGGTGAATTCGATGATTGAGGAGTTGAACACCATCTGTAAGATTGAAGCGGACGTCGTAAGATCGGAACGACAGTGGGTTAGTCAGCTCAGCCAGCAGGTGGTCTCCACGAGACcgctggagaagaggatcCCTCGAGTTggaatgtggagatcatAA
- a CDS encoding 6-phosphogluconolactonase (6-phosphogluconolactonase - like protein) has translation MASRTPNLYSFSNSDALAQHLRTYVLKNQNAALARHDTFRVAVSGGSLPTVLAKALLAQGNGTPEDTAQFSKWDIFFADERAVPLDHQDSNYKLLKDELLSKIPTELGAPRVHTIDPNHVNDEDPQELADLYQEELMRIFAAKDSVKLPVFDLILLGCGPDGHTCSLFPGHELLREKDAWVAAISDSPKPPPKRITLTLPVVTHAVSIAFVATGGGKKDIMKQIFDAEEGRELPSALVNQGAGEKVSWFTDHPAVEGVSFPRRGSL, from the coding sequence ATGGCAAGCCGAACTCCCAATTTGTATAGCTTTTCCAATTCCGATGCGCTCGCGCAACATTTGAGGACATACGTCCTTAAGAATCAAAATGCCGCCCTCGCCCGGCATGACACTTTCCGAGTCGCAGTCTCCGGCGGCTCCCTGCCCACTGTCCTAGCCAAAGCTCTACTTGCGCAAGGCAACGGGACCCCCGAAGACACCGCGCAGTTCTCGAAGTGggatatcttctttgccGACGAGCGCGCCGTGCCCCTCGACCACCAAGACAGCAACTACAAATTACTGAAGGATGAACTGCTGAGCAAGATCCCTACGGAACTGGGTGCGCCCCGCGTGCACACCATCGATCCCAATCATGTGAACGACGAGGACCCACAGGAGCTCGCAGACTTGTATCAGGAGGAACTGATGCGCATTTTCGCGGCCAAGGACAGCGTCAAATTGCCCGTGTTCGATTTGATCCTTTTGGGCTGTGGCCCCGACGGTCACACTTGCAGTCTGTTCCCCGGCCATGAGCTCCTTAGGGAGAAGGACGCTTGGGTCGCGGCCATTAGCGACTCGCCGAAGCCCCCGCCGAAGCGGATCACCCTCACCCTGCCCGTGGTCACTCACGCTGTTAGCATCGCATTCGTAGCCACCGGCGGTGGAAAGAAGGACATCATGAAGCAAATTTTCGATGCcgaggagggaagggaacTCCCTTCTGCTCTTGTCAACCAAGGTGCTGGTGAGAAGGTCAGCTGGTTCACTGACCATCCTGCTGTGGAGGGTGTGTCTTTCCCGAGACGTGGAAGCTTGTAA